A genomic window from Anoplolepis gracilipes chromosome 6, ASM4749672v1, whole genome shotgun sequence includes:
- the LOC140667120 gene encoding uncharacterized protein, with protein sequence MYYVERSSGGPSRSVNNYVPNRYETPLFENKCDNISLKRRAIRILSRRYALTTTEFKFLEIGINVGTPSYVEIVIGDHQGKELVLSLETWKGLYEQRRNIHDLLRKDSKDTYNFISVGPLTVRVHTINDTKLISLESLNVRMMMIEPTLHRMFNLDQCIDVTFDRLVRITETVDTKFTQFSNIASTITDNKKVSNVICASDAFNKHQLVDCEQVALVFSHNM encoded by the exons atgtaCTACGTCGAAAGAAGCAGTGGCGGCCCCAGCAGAAGcgtgaataattacgtaccgaatcgttatgaaactccattgtttgagaacaaatgtgacaa catttcgttgaagcgtcgtgcgattcgtatactaagtagacgatacgcattgacaaccacggaattcaaattccttgaaattggtatcaacgtgggtacaccgagttacgtggaaattgtcataggagatcatcaaggaaaggaactggtattatctctcgaaacgTGGAAGGGACTCTATGAGCAACGTCGCAATATTCACGATTTACTGCGAAAGGACTCTAaagatacctataattttataagcgttggaccgctaacagtgcgagttcatacgattaatgatactaaacttataagtctcgaatctttaaacgtacgcatgatgatgattgaaccgacgttacaccgtatgtttaatctcgatcaatgcatcgatgtaacctttgatcgattggttagaatcaccgagacagtcgatactaagtttacacaattctccaatatcgcgtccactataacggataataaaaaagtgtcaaatgtAATATGCGCCAGCGACGCCTTCAATAAACATCAACTCGTCGATTGCGAACAGGTagctttagtttttagtcacaatatgtaa